A region from the Desulfitobacterium dehalogenans ATCC 51507 genome encodes:
- a CDS encoding transketolase family protein has product MAKQATRDAYGKALVTLGAENKDIVVLDADLSKSTKTADFAKHYPERFFNMGIAEANLMGTAAGLAAAGKIPFASTFAIFATGRAFEQIRNSIAYPKLNVKIAATHAGVTVGEDGGSHQAVEDVAIMRAVPNMTVLVPADGEETRQVIRAAADYEGPVYIRMGRLDVPLLFDDNYKFEIGKANVLREGSNCVVFANGVMVAAALEAAQDLEEEGLDVAVVNVASVKPLDVETIVACAQKTGAAVTAEEHNIIGGLGSAVAEVLSEYRPTPLVRVGMKDTFGESGRPLELLEKYGLTKKEVVEAVKAVIARK; this is encoded by the coding sequence TTGGCTAAACAAGCAACACGGGATGCCTATGGTAAGGCCTTAGTGACCTTAGGGGCAGAAAATAAAGATATCGTTGTTTTGGATGCGGACCTGTCTAAATCCACGAAGACTGCTGATTTTGCAAAGCATTATCCGGAACGGTTTTTTAATATGGGAATCGCGGAAGCCAACCTTATGGGCACAGCGGCAGGTTTGGCAGCGGCGGGGAAGATTCCCTTTGCCAGCACGTTTGCCATTTTTGCCACAGGACGGGCCTTTGAGCAGATTCGCAACTCTATCGCCTATCCGAAATTAAATGTTAAAATCGCCGCCACCCATGCCGGTGTTACTGTTGGTGAGGACGGAGGATCTCACCAGGCGGTGGAGGATGTGGCCATTATGAGGGCTGTACCCAATATGACCGTATTAGTGCCTGCAGATGGGGAAGAAACCCGGCAAGTCATCCGCGCAGCTGCAGACTATGAAGGCCCTGTCTATATCCGTATGGGCCGGCTAGATGTTCCTCTGCTCTTTGATGATAACTATAAGTTTGAGATCGGCAAAGCCAATGTCCTTCGGGAAGGCTCGAACTGTGTCGTTTTTGCTAACGGAGTCATGGTGGCAGCAGCTTTGGAAGCTGCTCAGGACCTTGAAGAAGAAGGACTTGATGTTGCGGTGGTTAATGTGGCTTCCGTAAAGCCTCTCGATGTGGAGACCATCGTCGCTTGTGCCCAAAAGACCGGTGCGGCAGTCACTGCTGAAGAGCATAATATTATTGGCGGTTTGGGAAGCGCAGTGGCCGAAGTCTTAAGTGAATATAGACCTACTCCTTTAGTACGGGTTGGGATGAAGGATACTTTTGGTGAATCTGGCCGTCCTTTGGAGTTGTTGGAGAAATACGGCTTGACCAAAAAGGAAGTTGTGGAAGCAGTGAAAGCGGTTATTGCCAGGAAATAG
- a CDS encoding transketolase, with amino-acid sequence MVSVIELKRMANQIRQDIITMLVPAKSGHPGGSLSAADILAVLYFHEMNVNPEDPHWVDRDRFVLAKGHAAPVLYAALVEKGFFPKEEILGLRQTGRILQGHPDMKKVPGVDMSTGSLGQGLSAANGMALAGKLDKKDFRVYVVLGDGEMAEGQVWEAAMAAAHYKLDNVIAVLDYNGLQIDGTTDKIMSSDPLNDKWKAFGWHVIEVDGHDIEDLLAAFAEAKSIKGKPTILIARTVKGKGVSFMENQVGWHGNAPNAEQAEQALKELGEEAARLG; translated from the coding sequence ATGGTGAGTGTGATTGAACTCAAACGAATGGCCAATCAAATACGCCAGGATATTATTACCATGCTTGTGCCGGCCAAATCAGGTCATCCTGGAGGCAGCCTATCTGCTGCGGACATACTAGCGGTTCTGTATTTTCATGAGATGAACGTTAATCCGGAGGATCCCCATTGGGTTGATCGGGATCGCTTTGTATTAGCTAAGGGACATGCTGCACCGGTGCTTTATGCAGCCCTTGTTGAAAAGGGCTTCTTTCCCAAAGAGGAAATCCTGGGACTGCGCCAAACCGGTCGGATTCTACAAGGTCATCCGGATATGAAGAAAGTCCCCGGTGTGGATATGTCCACGGGCTCTTTGGGCCAAGGGCTTTCTGCAGCCAACGGGATGGCTCTTGCCGGAAAATTGGACAAGAAGGATTTCCGGGTCTATGTCGTCTTAGGAGACGGTGAAATGGCGGAAGGCCAAGTGTGGGAGGCAGCTATGGCTGCAGCTCACTATAAGCTGGATAATGTCATTGCCGTTCTCGACTACAACGGTCTGCAAATTGACGGAACAACGGACAAAATTATGTCCTCCGATCCTTTGAACGACAAATGGAAGGCTTTTGGCTGGCATGTCATTGAGGTGGATGGACATGATATAGAAGATCTACTGGCTGCCTTTGCCGAAGCTAAAAGTATAAAAGGAAAACCCACCATTCTTATTGCCCGGACCGTCAAGGGTAAAGGGGTGTCCTTTATGGAAAACCAAGTGGGCTGGCATGGGAACGCACCTAATGCCGAACAAGCAGAGCAAGCCTTGAAGGAATTAGGAGAGGAGGCGGCACGCCTTGGCTAA
- the prfB gene encoding peptide chain release factor 2 (programmed frameshift) — protein sequence MIFEWKKELESLEMRLADLRVSLDVPQREDKISILEIELQRPDFWDNPEAAQKVMQELSYQQEKVKTYYTLKQQLDDMLTLYQMAVEEKDESLEPELEEGILALQQSLDGLELEILLSGPYDRNNAILTLHAGAGGTEAQDWVSMLYRMYIRYGERHGYKVEIMDFLPGDEAGVKSATLSFAGENAYGYLKAEKGVHRLVRISPFDASGRRHTSFASVDVIPEVMEDNAEIQIPPEDLKVDTYRASGAGGQHVNKTSSAVRITHLPTGIVVQSQSERSQIQNRAYCLRILQAKLLELKRKQQEDEISEIRGEQQDIAWGSQIRSYVFHPYNMVKDHRTNEETANTGAVMDGEIDPFIAAYLQKTKAAQ from the exons GTGATATTTGAATGGAAAAAAGAGCTGGAAAGTTTAGAAATGCGCTTAGCTGATTTGAGGGTTTCACTT GACGTCCCTCAGCGTGAGGATAAAATCAGTATCTTAGAGATCGAACTACAAAGGCCGGACTTTTGGGATAACCCCGAAGCGGCTCAAAAAGTCATGCAGGAACTTTCTTATCAGCAGGAGAAAGTCAAAACCTATTACACCTTAAAGCAGCAATTAGATGATATGCTAACCCTCTATCAAATGGCAGTGGAAGAAAAGGATGAATCCCTCGAGCCTGAACTTGAGGAAGGAATTTTAGCCCTTCAACAAAGCCTGGACGGGTTAGAACTGGAGATCCTTTTGAGCGGCCCTTATGATCGCAATAACGCCATTCTGACCCTTCATGCGGGAGCCGGTGGTACGGAAGCTCAGGACTGGGTATCTATGCTGTATCGGATGTATATCCGCTATGGAGAACGCCATGGTTATAAAGTAGAAATCATGGATTTTCTGCCCGGCGATGAAGCAGGAGTAAAGAGTGCAACCCTATCCTTTGCAGGAGAAAATGCCTATGGCTATTTGAAGGCGGAGAAAGGAGTACATCGCCTGGTGCGGATATCTCCTTTTGACGCTTCAGGACGACGTCATACCTCCTTTGCATCTGTGGATGTTATACCTGAGGTGATGGAGGATAATGCAGAGATTCAAATTCCTCCAGAAGATCTCAAAGTGGATACCTACCGTGCCAGCGGTGCGGGTGGACAGCATGTGAATAAGACAAGCTCCGCAGTTCGGATCACTCACTTACCCACGGGGATTGTGGTTCAGTCCCAGAGCGAGCGTTCTCAGATTCAAAACAGAGCCTATTGCTTGCGTATCCTGCAAGCCAAGCTCTTGGAGCTGAAACGCAAGCAGCAGGAAGATGAGATTTCCGAGATTCGTGGAGAACAACAAGATATTGCTTGGGGAAGCCAGATTCGTTCCTATGTGTTCCATCCTTATAATATGGTCAAGGATCACCGGACCAACGAGGAAACAGCGAATACCGGAGCTGTTATGGACGGAGAGATTGACCCGTTTATCGCTGCTTACCTGCAAAAGACAAAAGCCGCTCAGTAA
- the secA gene encoding preprotein translocase subunit SecA gives MGFLNKLFDDNAREIKKYQKKVAAINDLEPEIKALSDEQLRAKTDEFKQRLENGESLDSLLPEAFAVVREASWRVNGQRHYDVQLIGGMVLHDGRIAEMRTGEGKTLVATLPSYLNALTGRGVHIVTVNDYLARRDSEMMGRIHQFLGLSVGLIVHGLNYVQRRESYAADITYGTNNEFGFDYLRDNMVTRPDGLVQRELHYAIVDEVDSILIDEARTPLIISGEADKPTELYDRIAMIIPRLKPEEDYNVNEKDRVVTLTEQGVSRVETMLSVENLFDDLHTELAHHVNQGLKAHALFKRDRDYVVKDGQVIIVDEFTGRLMFGRRYSEGLHQAIEAKEKVKIEKESQTLATITFQNYFRMFEKLAGMTGTAMTEEPEFKKIYKLDVVEIPTNKPMIRADISDVVYRTEDGKFKAVVEEIIERHKKGQPVLVGTVSVEKSERLSSMLERRGIPHQVLNAKFHEKEAEIIAGAGLKGMVTIATNMAGRGTDIILGEEVAELGGLHIIGTERHESRRIDNQLRGRAGRQGDPGSSQFFLSLEDDLMRLFGADNITGMMDKLGMDDSIPITSKMISRSVETAQRRVENRNFEIRKHVLDYDDVMNLQREVIYAQRRQVLMGGNIQESIADMLEKVVRETVDMFGAQSPYPEEWDLNSFLEYVENLFLPNHDITAEQVGSMEKEEIVEMLLESAQAHYKTRETAFGEELMREIERAVMLQVVDKKWMDHLDAMDMLREGIGLRAYGQKNPLVEYRREAYDMFQGMISSIQEDTIRYIMRVTPQVTEQTPEEPQHVRTNRDEEQPARPVHNEGPQIGRNDPCPCGSGKKYKKCCGSEN, from the coding sequence ATGGGTTTCTTAAATAAACTTTTTGATGACAATGCTCGTGAGATTAAAAAGTATCAGAAAAAGGTTGCTGCGATTAATGACTTAGAGCCGGAAATCAAGGCGCTGTCGGATGAACAGCTACGTGCCAAGACCGATGAATTTAAACAACGGCTGGAGAATGGAGAGAGTCTTGACAGCCTTTTGCCTGAGGCATTTGCAGTGGTTCGAGAGGCTTCCTGGCGTGTCAATGGACAACGGCACTACGATGTGCAGCTGATCGGCGGCATGGTCCTTCATGATGGCCGGATTGCAGAGATGCGTACTGGGGAAGGAAAAACCTTGGTTGCAACCCTTCCATCCTATTTGAATGCATTGACTGGTCGTGGCGTGCATATTGTTACCGTCAACGACTATCTTGCCCGTCGTGACAGCGAAATGATGGGCCGCATTCACCAGTTCTTAGGGCTATCTGTGGGTCTCATTGTCCATGGATTAAATTATGTTCAGCGGCGGGAAAGCTATGCTGCAGATATAACCTATGGTACCAATAATGAATTTGGCTTTGATTACTTACGTGATAATATGGTGACCCGACCCGATGGATTGGTTCAGCGGGAACTTCATTATGCCATTGTGGACGAAGTGGACTCCATTTTGATTGACGAAGCTCGTACCCCTTTGATTATTTCCGGGGAGGCGGACAAGCCTACAGAGCTCTATGACCGAATCGCGATGATTATCCCTCGCTTAAAGCCGGAAGAAGACTATAATGTTAACGAAAAAGACCGGGTTGTTACCCTGACTGAACAAGGAGTTAGCAGGGTTGAAACTATGCTCTCGGTCGAGAATCTCTTTGATGATCTGCACACAGAGTTGGCTCATCATGTGAACCAGGGATTAAAAGCCCATGCCCTCTTTAAAAGGGACCGGGATTACGTGGTTAAGGATGGACAGGTCATCATTGTTGATGAATTTACCGGACGTCTTATGTTTGGGCGCCGTTATTCCGAAGGCTTACACCAGGCGATTGAAGCTAAGGAAAAAGTAAAGATCGAAAAAGAATCCCAAACCTTGGCGACCATTACCTTCCAGAACTATTTCCGGATGTTTGAAAAGCTTGCCGGTATGACCGGTACCGCTATGACGGAAGAGCCGGAATTCAAGAAGATTTATAAATTAGATGTAGTTGAGATCCCCACCAATAAGCCCATGATTCGCGCGGATATATCCGATGTGGTCTATCGGACTGAGGACGGTAAGTTCAAAGCGGTGGTTGAGGAGATCATCGAACGCCACAAAAAAGGACAACCGGTTCTTGTGGGAACCGTATCGGTGGAAAAGTCCGAGCGCTTAAGCAGCATGTTGGAGCGCCGCGGTATACCTCATCAGGTCTTGAATGCAAAGTTTCATGAGAAAGAAGCCGAGATTATTGCCGGAGCCGGCTTGAAGGGCATGGTCACCATCGCCACCAACATGGCAGGTCGTGGTACGGATATTATCCTTGGGGAAGAAGTAGCCGAATTGGGTGGTCTGCATATCATAGGTACAGAGCGCCACGAATCCCGCCGGATTGATAATCAGCTCCGTGGTCGTGCCGGGCGTCAAGGAGACCCGGGCTCTTCCCAGTTTTTCCTTTCCTTGGAAGACGATTTGATGCGCCTCTTTGGTGCGGATAATATCACGGGTATGATGGATAAATTAGGAATGGATGACTCCATCCCCATTACGTCCAAGATGATCAGCCGTTCCGTAGAGACAGCTCAACGCCGAGTGGAAAATAGAAACTTTGAAATCCGGAAGCATGTTCTTGATTATGATGATGTGATGAATCTTCAGCGGGAAGTCATCTACGCCCAACGCCGTCAAGTTCTTATGGGTGGCAACATTCAGGAGAGCATTGCGGATATGCTGGAAAAAGTGGTTCGGGAAACGGTGGATATGTTTGGGGCACAGAGTCCCTATCCAGAAGAATGGGATCTCAACAGCTTCCTGGAGTATGTAGAAAACCTCTTCTTGCCCAATCACGATATCACCGCGGAACAAGTCGGGAGCATGGAAAAAGAAGAAATCGTGGAAATGCTTCTGGAAAGCGCTCAAGCTCATTACAAAACCCGTGAAACAGCCTTTGGTGAAGAGCTCATGAGGGAAATCGAGCGGGCCGTTATGCTGCAAGTAGTGGATAAGAAGTGGATGGATCACTTGGATGCCATGGATATGCTCAGAGAAGGTATTGGTCTGAGAGCTTATGGCCAAAAGAATCCCTTGGTGGAATATCGTCGTGAAGCTTACGATATGTTCCAGGGCATGATCAGTTCAATTCAAGAAGACACGATCCGCTATATTATGAGGGTGACACCTCAAGTGACGGAGCAAACGCCGGAAGAGCCTCAGCATGTCCGCACCAACCGGGATGAGGAACAGCCGGCACGCCCGGTCCATAATGAGGGGCCTCAAATAGGCCGCAACGATCCCTGTCCCTGCGGCAGCGGCAAGAAATACAAAAAATGCTGCGGATCAGAAAATTAG
- the hpf gene encoding ribosome hibernation-promoting factor, HPF/YfiA family, producing MNISVRGKQMEVTDALKEYVLKRVGKLEKYSDEFMDVKVTLLVEEGRHRVEVTAPLHGMILRGEEESGDMYASIDLVVEKLERQIDKYRTRINKRMRTKVLKDHEIEHPALHEDETEEVVRHKKFGTKPMSVEEAIMQMNLVGHNFYAFTNMDTNAINVVYRRRLGDYGLLEPED from the coding sequence ATGAACATCAGCGTTCGCGGCAAACAAATGGAAGTCACCGATGCCCTGAAAGAGTACGTTTTGAAAAGGGTAGGCAAATTGGAAAAATACTCTGACGAGTTTATGGATGTTAAAGTAACCCTGCTAGTAGAGGAAGGCCGGCATCGTGTTGAGGTCACTGCACCCCTTCATGGCATGATTCTTCGAGGTGAGGAAGAAAGCGGAGATATGTATGCCTCCATCGACCTGGTAGTGGAAAAACTGGAGCGTCAAATTGATAAGTACCGCACTCGGATTAACAAACGGATGCGCACTAAAGTTCTCAAAGATCATGAAATTGAGCATCCTGCTCTCCATGAGGACGAAACTGAAGAAGTTGTCCGTCATAAAAAGTTTGGTACCAAACCTATGTCCGTGGAAGAAGCCATTATGCAGATGAATTTGGTAGGACATAATTTCTACGCCTTTACTAACATGGATACCAATGCCATCAATGTGGTTTATCGCCGGAGATTAGGCGATTATGGTCTCTTAGAGCCCGAAGATTGA
- a CDS encoding cold shock domain-containing protein, whose product MLGKVKWFSKQKGYGFIEGDHGQDIFVHFSSIMGDGFRTLEEGQGVEFDIIQGPRGEQASNVQAR is encoded by the coding sequence GTGCTGGGTAAAGTAAAGTGGTTTAGCAAACAAAAAGGGTATGGATTTATCGAAGGAGATCATGGACAGGATATTTTCGTTCATTTCTCTTCTATCATGGGTGACGGCTTCCGTACTTTAGAAGAAGGTCAAGGTGTGGAATTCGACATTATCCAAGGTCCGAGGGGAGAACAGGCTTCTAATGTGCAAGCGAGATAA
- a CDS encoding amino acid ABC transporter ATP-binding protein, whose protein sequence is MITVKNLHKHFGKLEVLRGIDCHIKEKEVVVVIGPSGSGKSTFLRCLNKLEETTAGEIVVDGIPLNSETNVNAIRREVGMVFQRFNLFPHKTALENITLAPEIVRKTNKQETEKIAMELLIKVGLEDKAHEYPDRLSGGQQQRVAIARALAMRPKVMLFDEPTSALDPEMVGEVLAVMKDLAREGMTMVVVTHEMGFAREVGDRVIFMDEGKIMEEGSPDDLFGNPQNPRTQSFLSKIL, encoded by the coding sequence GTGATAACCGTTAAAAATCTGCATAAGCATTTTGGCAAACTTGAAGTCTTGCGCGGAATTGATTGTCATATTAAAGAAAAAGAAGTTGTGGTGGTTATTGGCCCCAGCGGCTCGGGGAAAAGTACTTTCTTGCGTTGCCTCAACAAGCTGGAGGAGACCACTGCCGGAGAAATTGTCGTGGACGGTATTCCTTTGAATTCGGAAACCAATGTGAATGCTATACGACGGGAAGTGGGAATGGTTTTTCAAAGGTTTAACCTATTCCCCCACAAGACGGCTTTGGAGAATATCACTCTGGCTCCGGAAATCGTCCGCAAGACTAACAAGCAGGAAACTGAAAAAATCGCCATGGAGCTTTTGATAAAGGTCGGCTTGGAAGATAAGGCTCATGAGTATCCGGATCGACTCTCCGGAGGACAGCAGCAGCGGGTCGCTATTGCAAGGGCTCTCGCCATGCGTCCTAAAGTCATGCTCTTTGATGAACCCACTTCGGCACTTGATCCCGAGATGGTGGGAGAAGTTTTGGCCGTAATGAAGGATCTGGCTCGGGAAGGCATGACCATGGTTGTGGTCACTCATGAAATGGGCTTTGCCCGAGAAGTGGGAGATCGAGTGATCTTCATGGATGAGGGGAAAATCATGGAGGAAGGATCCCCTGACGACCTCTTTGGAAACCCTCAGAATCCTCGCACTCAATCCTTCTTGAGTAAGATCCTTTAG
- a CDS encoding amino acid ABC transporter permease — MELRWELMIDSLRPLLKGTVITLELTAGAVAMGIVIGLFMALMRLSNSRILRGFAIAYIDFFRGTPLLVQILMVYFAVPQLLNFQIPDNYQFVAGILAMGLNSGAYIAEIFRAGIQSIDKGQGEAARSLGMTHGQAMRHVILPQAFKRVIPPLGNEFIALLKDSSLVSIIALQDLMYTGKLIVSRTYQPFVIYLEVALFYLVMTLILSRFVNYTERRLGKSDNR, encoded by the coding sequence GTGGAACTCCGTTGGGAATTGATGATTGATAGCCTTAGGCCTTTACTGAAAGGAACTGTAATTACCTTAGAGCTTACGGCTGGGGCTGTAGCTATGGGGATTGTCATCGGTCTGTTTATGGCTTTAATGCGCTTGTCCAATAGCCGAATTTTACGTGGCTTTGCTATAGCCTATATTGATTTTTTCAGAGGGACACCCCTTTTAGTACAAATCCTCATGGTGTACTTTGCGGTTCCTCAACTCCTAAATTTCCAGATTCCTGATAATTACCAGTTTGTTGCAGGTATATTGGCCATGGGTCTTAACTCGGGAGCCTATATTGCGGAGATTTTTCGGGCCGGGATTCAGTCTATTGATAAAGGGCAAGGAGAAGCGGCACGGTCTTTGGGAATGACTCATGGTCAAGCTATGAGACATGTTATTCTTCCTCAGGCCTTTAAACGGGTTATCCCTCCTTTGGGCAATGAATTTATTGCCTTACTTAAGGACTCGTCCTTGGTGTCCATCATTGCGCTTCAGGATCTTATGTATACCGGAAAGCTTATTGTAAGTCGTACCTATCAGCCTTTTGTTATTTATTTAGAAGTGGCCTTATTCTATCTGGTCATGACCCTGATCCTTTCTCGGTTCGTGAATTATACAGAGAGGAGGCTCGGTAAAAGTGATAACCGTTAA
- a CDS encoding basic amino acid ABC transporter substrate-binding protein, with protein sequence MKKNVRHGIIAVVMMGLLALTGCGGNQSQPSASNGSNPGEEKVLKVGSAIEYAPFEFMDEKQNPTGFDIDLMNEIGKDMGYTVKFESSSFDGLVAAIGQGKYDAVISAMTITEDRSKSVLFSDPYFESAQIIAVKKGSAIKSEQDLIGKKVGVQQGTTGQDAVEGLGIDPKKFETIGDAINDMMIGGSDAVVADTPTLYYFIKQNPKMDIEIVSSAFEKEYFGIAFKLDNKGLADQVNASLKKLMDNGRYNEIYKSWFNEDAPKF encoded by the coding sequence ATGAAAAAGAATGTACGTCATGGGATCATTGCTGTGGTTATGATGGGCTTGCTTGCCCTTACAGGCTGCGGCGGTAATCAAAGCCAGCCGTCTGCGAGCAATGGCTCTAATCCAGGAGAAGAAAAAGTATTAAAGGTCGGTTCCGCTATTGAGTATGCACCTTTTGAATTTATGGACGAAAAACAAAATCCCACAGGCTTTGATATCGATTTAATGAATGAGATCGGTAAGGACATGGGGTATACTGTTAAATTTGAGTCATCCTCCTTTGATGGGTTAGTTGCAGCAATCGGTCAAGGTAAATATGATGCAGTCATCTCTGCTATGACTATTACCGAAGATCGTTCCAAATCTGTGCTTTTTAGCGATCCATATTTTGAATCCGCCCAAATTATCGCTGTAAAGAAAGGTTCCGCTATTAAATCTGAGCAGGATTTAATAGGTAAAAAGGTTGGTGTTCAGCAAGGAACTACAGGTCAGGATGCGGTTGAAGGGTTAGGAATCGATCCTAAGAAATTTGAGACTATCGGGGATGCTATTAACGATATGATGATCGGTGGATCCGATGCAGTGGTTGCAGACACACCTACCCTTTACTACTTTATTAAACAGAACCCCAAGATGGATATTGAAATAGTATCCAGTGCTTTCGAAAAAGAGTATTTTGGCATCGCCTTTAAGCTTGATAACAAAGGATTAGCCGATCAAGTAAATGCTTCTTTAAAAAAGCTTATGGACAATGGAAGATACAACGAGATTTATAAGAGCTGGTTTAATGAGGATGCTCCTAAGTTCTAA
- a CDS encoding zinc-ribbon domain containing protein, translating into MAFQDKELVCKDCGTTFIFTVGEQEFYAEKGFENEPQRCRDCRNARKTNRNSGETRQREMHTVVCAECGVETQVPFQPTSDRPVYCRDCYQNHRVSR; encoded by the coding sequence ATGGCGTTTCAAGACAAAGAACTAGTCTGCAAAGACTGCGGAACCACTTTCATTTTCACTGTGGGTGAACAAGAATTCTATGCAGAAAAAGGCTTCGAAAACGAGCCACAACGTTGCAGAGACTGCCGCAACGCACGTAAAACCAACCGCAACAGCGGTGAAACTCGTCAACGCGAAATGCACACTGTAGTTTGTGCTGAGTGTGGCGTTGAAACACAAGTTCCATTCCAACCTACTTCTGATCGTCCCGTTTACTGCCGTGATTGCTACCAAAATCATCGCGTAAGTCGCTAA
- a CDS encoding ComF family protein, producing MSGYTLSLWQDMKDLARALFYEKSSTCLLCETYVSGGQVFCDDCKQAYFHPDLNRCIHCGKLLESPHKKCEDCTEGRGPKGMDQVVAWGHYTGAWREFIQDVKFKFQPYLLKRLGQPLGEFALCHLPPPNILVPVPMHDERLGERGFNQAAVIASLLHWELGIPLWEGLARVQPTTPQVGLSRKERLHNLESAFQMPSSAQSQIHGAKVWLIDDVTTTGATLEHCSKVLKRGGAAHVYGLVLAAGLEKRR from the coding sequence ATGTCCGGCTATACCTTATCTCTATGGCAAGATATGAAAGATCTTGCCCGGGCTCTGTTCTATGAAAAAAGTTCAACCTGCCTCCTCTGTGAAACCTACGTGTCAGGGGGTCAGGTTTTTTGTGATGATTGTAAGCAAGCCTATTTTCACCCGGATTTGAATCGGTGTATCCATTGCGGCAAGCTTCTTGAATCCCCTCATAAAAAATGTGAGGACTGCACTGAGGGCAGAGGGCCTAAAGGTATGGATCAAGTTGTGGCCTGGGGACATTATACGGGGGCTTGGCGGGAGTTCATTCAGGATGTAAAGTTTAAGTTTCAGCCTTATCTGCTGAAACGGCTTGGTCAACCTCTAGGAGAATTTGCTCTCTGCCATCTGCCGCCACCTAATATTCTTGTTCCTGTCCCCATGCACGATGAGCGATTAGGGGAAAGGGGCTTTAATCAGGCAGCGGTCATCGCCTCTCTTCTCCATTGGGAGCTGGGGATCCCTTTATGGGAGGGTCTGGCTCGGGTCCAGCCCACCACTCCGCAAGTAGGATTAAGTAGGAAAGAAAGGCTTCATAATCTGGAGTCGGCTTTTCAAATGCCTTCTTCAGCGCAAAGTCAAATCCATGGAGCTAAGGTTTGGCTTATTGATGATGTGACCACCACAGGTGCGACCTTGGAGCACTGTTCCAAGGTCCTCAAAAGAGGTGGGGCAGCTCATGTATATGGACTCGTTTTAGCGGCAGGTTTGGAGAAAAGGAGATAA